A window from Pseudobutyrivibrio ruminis HUN009 encodes these proteins:
- a CDS encoding sugar ABC transporter permease, which translates to MKKTGKIIGRHVFLAILAFIWLIPVFWLVVTTFSTQKGINTNHFFPAHWTLANYHQLFFEPDSTANFPAWFKNSMIIGVFSCLVSSIFVIMTAYAFSFIEFKGRKKLMSFSLILGMFPGVLSMIAMYFILKMLGLTDSVVGLIILYSGASGLGYLILKGFFDTIPVSLHEAAKLEGASEATIFAKIVVPLSKPMIVYTVINSFLNPWMDFVMVRLMIKSKDASDWTMALGLFNLLQRALVNQYFTYFCCGGLMIAVPISILFIIMQKFYVEGVTGGAVKG; encoded by the coding sequence ATGAAAAAAACAGGTAAAATAATCGGAAGACACGTATTTTTAGCTATCTTGGCTTTCATTTGGTTGATACCAGTTTTCTGGCTGGTTGTCACCACTTTCAGCACACAAAAGGGAATCAACACAAACCACTTTTTCCCTGCTCACTGGACACTTGCCAACTATCACCAGCTGTTTTTCGAACCAGACTCAACTGCTAACTTCCCAGCATGGTTCAAAAACTCTATGATAATCGGTGTATTCAGCTGCCTTGTTTCATCTATCTTTGTAATCATGACCGCATATGCGTTTTCATTCATCGAGTTCAAAGGTAGAAAGAAGCTCATGAGCTTTTCATTGATCCTCGGCATGTTTCCAGGCGTCCTTTCAATGATTGCCATGTACTTCATTTTGAAGATGCTTGGCCTGACAGATAGCGTTGTTGGACTTATCATCCTCTATTCAGGAGCATCAGGACTTGGCTATCTGATTTTGAAGGGATTCTTCGACACAATTCCAGTATCTTTGCATGAAGCAGCAAAGCTGGAGGGCGCATCGGAGGCTACCATCTTCGCAAAGATTGTGGTGCCACTTTCAAAGCCAATGATTGTTTACACCGTAATCAATTCCTTCCTGAATCCATGGATGGATTTCGTTATGGTTCGTTTGATGATTAAGTCAAAGGATGCATCAGACTGGACAATGGCCCTCGGCCTTTTCAATCTTTTGCAGAGAGCCCTGGTTAACCAGTACTTCACATACTTCTGCTGCGGTGGACTAATGATTGCCGTACCAATCTCTATTTTGTTTATCATCATGCAGAAATTCTACGTTGAGGGTGTAACCGGCGGAGCAGTCAAAGGATAG
- a CDS encoding carbohydrate ABC transporter permease has product MKKIGVYFKDFFTSITKGDIWVKLSLLIMGAGYFGRKQFIRGILMTLLEVGVLASIFRVFAPYMSKLSTLGTVQREEIFDPLTMQKTVNDYDNSLLILLYGIIGILVIIAFLALYIANIKTVYRLQKMQEEGEHLSTFKEDIVSFKNERFHITLLTLPSIGVILINIIPILFMVGIAFTNYDENHQPPTYLFTWVGFKNFINLFTTSQTITFGYAFVRVLVWTLIWAVLATATTFLGGILLAQFINHDDTRLKGMWRTLFVITIGIPQFVTLLLISKMFGDYGIVNTFCENVGILDFLKNIGLLNAGDAFIPFLSRPGWAHVTIILVNIWVGIPYQMLVATGILMNIPSDQIESAKIDGANKFQIFWKITMPYVMFITGPSLIQSVIANINNFNVIYLLTYNYKTTNMSMANSHATEVDLLITWLFRLTNEYSNFKMASVIGIITFIVCAALSLLTFSRMIGGDKEGVYR; this is encoded by the coding sequence ATGAAGAAAATTGGCGTTTATTTCAAAGACTTTTTCACATCCATAACCAAAGGTGACATCTGGGTCAAGCTCTCTCTTTTGATTATGGGTGCTGGATATTTTGGGAGAAAACAATTCATCCGCGGAATACTTATGACTTTACTTGAGGTAGGAGTGCTAGCCTCAATTTTTCGCGTTTTCGCACCATACATGTCAAAGCTTTCAACTCTTGGTACAGTCCAAAGAGAGGAAATTTTTGATCCATTAACTATGCAAAAAACAGTAAATGATTATGATAATTCTCTTTTGATTCTACTTTACGGAATCATTGGAATCCTTGTTATCATTGCATTTCTGGCACTATATATTGCAAATATCAAGACAGTTTATCGTCTTCAAAAGATGCAGGAAGAGGGAGAACACTTAAGTACATTTAAGGAAGATATCGTGAGCTTCAAAAACGAGCGTTTCCACATCACTCTTCTTACATTGCCAAGTATTGGAGTAATTCTCATCAACATTATTCCAATTCTATTCATGGTAGGTATCGCATTTACGAATTACGATGAGAACCATCAGCCACCAACATATCTTTTCACATGGGTTGGATTCAAGAACTTTATCAACCTCTTTACAACCAGCCAGACCATCACATTTGGCTACGCATTTGTAAGAGTATTAGTGTGGACATTAATCTGGGCTGTCCTTGCAACAGCAACAACATTCCTTGGTGGAATTCTTTTAGCTCAGTTTATTAACCATGACGACACAAGGCTCAAGGGCATGTGGAGAACCCTTTTTGTTATCACAATCGGTATTCCACAGTTCGTTACATTGCTTCTTATCAGCAAGATGTTTGGTGATTATGGTATCGTAAATACGTTTTGTGAAAATGTAGGAATCTTAGATTTTCTTAAAAATATAGGACTTCTTAACGCAGGCGATGCCTTCATCCCATTTTTGTCACGCCCAGGCTGGGCTCATGTGACCATCATCCTGGTAAATATCTGGGTTGGTATTCCATATCAGATGCTTGTTGCAACAGGTATCCTGATGAATATCCCATCAGACCAGATTGAATCAGCAAAAATCGATGGCGCCAACAAATTCCAGATTTTCTGGAAGATTACAATGCCATACGTAATGTTCATCACCGGCCCATCATTAATCCAGTCAGTAATTGCAAATATCAACAACTTCAACGTTATATATTTGCTTACATACAACTACAAGACAACAAACATGTCTATGGCAAACTCACATGCCACCGAAGTAGACCTGCTCATCACCTGGCTATTCAGATTGACAAATGAGTACTCAAACTTCAAGATGGCATCAGTTATCGGTATCATAACATTTATAGTTTGTGCAGCCCTTTCACTTCTTACTTTCTCAAGAATGATAGGTGGAGATAAAGAGGGGGTATATAGATAA
- a CDS encoding extracellular solute-binding protein has protein sequence MKKKLLSALLVSAMATSAFVGCGGAAEETTAETGSTTEESAEATEEASSEDAIANLIAATEGTVNIELWCSETEEYQTVMKERCDAFEAEYPDVDFNITIGAVSEADMKDRVLEDVEAAADVYVFPDDQLEALVKAGALNEVAAQYTYDMNETDTAATVEAGQYDGKQYGYPFTASNGYFLYYDSSVLSEEDVASWEALTAKAEELGKEVGCEVANGWYLYGFFQGAGCTLTENEDQSNNCDWNSETGLAAAESLQSIASSSAFKSYGNDDLLANLNDGKVVAYVSGTWNVNAFSEAYGDGYAATKLPTFQVNGEDKQMASYSGYKFVGVNAYAENTGWSMLLAEYLTNAETQEAVYAATGEGPSNTEALAQASSVALDALAAQSEFAELQRVGGNYWTPAESLGKNILDGKVSQEVLDDAVAGITQPVE, from the coding sequence ATGAAGAAGAAGTTATTATCAGCACTTCTTGTTTCAGCAATGGCTACATCAGCTTTTGTTGGATGCGGGGGCGCAGCAGAAGAGACTACAGCTGAGACAGGTTCAACAACAGAGGAATCTGCAGAAGCTACAGAGGAAGCATCATCTGAGGATGCTATCGCAAATCTTATTGCTGCAACAGAAGGTACAGTAAACATCGAGCTTTGGTGCTCAGAGACAGAAGAGTACCAGACAGTTATGAAGGAACGCTGCGACGCTTTCGAAGCAGAGTATCCTGACGTAGATTTCAACATCACAATCGGTGCTGTATCAGAAGCTGATATGAAGGACCGTGTACTTGAGGATGTTGAGGCAGCAGCTGATGTTTATGTATTCCCAGACGATCAGCTTGAGGCACTTGTTAAGGCAGGCGCTCTTAACGAAGTGGCAGCTCAGTACACATATGACATGAACGAAACAGACACAGCAGCTACAGTTGAAGCTGGACAGTACGATGGCAAGCAGTATGGCTACCCATTCACAGCTTCAAACGGCTATTTCTTATACTATGATTCATCAGTTCTTTCAGAGGAAGATGTAGCTTCTTGGGAAGCACTTACAGCTAAGGCTGAGGAGCTTGGCAAGGAAGTTGGATGTGAGGTAGCAAACGGCTGGTATCTCTACGGTTTCTTCCAGGGCGCTGGATGTACACTTACAGAAAATGAAGATCAGTCAAACAACTGCGATTGGAACTCTGAGACAGGTCTTGCAGCTGCAGAATCACTTCAGAGCATCGCATCTTCAAGTGCATTCAAGAGCTATGGCAACGATGATCTTCTTGCAAACCTTAACGATGGCAAGGTTGTAGCATACGTTTCTGGTACATGGAATGTTAACGCATTCTCAGAGGCTTATGGCGATGGCTATGCAGCTACAAAGCTTCCTACATTCCAGGTTAACGGCGAAGACAAGCAGATGGCTTCATACTCAGGATACAAGTTCGTAGGTGTTAACGCATACGCAGAGAACACAGGTTGGTCAATGCTTCTTGCTGAGTACCTTACAAACGCTGAGACACAGGAAGCTGTATATGCAGCTACAGGCGAAGGCCCTTCAAACACAGAGGCACTTGCACAGGCTTCTTCAGTAGCACTTGACGCTCTTGCAGCTCAGTCAGAATTCGCAGAGCTTCAGAGAGTTGGCGGCAACTACTGGACACCAGCAGAGTCACTTGGAAAGAACATCCTTGACGGCAAAGTAAGCCAGGAAGTTCTTGATGATGCAGTAGCTGGAATCACTCAACCGGTAGAGTAG
- a CDS encoding LacI family DNA-binding transcriptional regulator translates to MGYTLDKIAKELGLSKTTVSRAISGKGRISEETRARVNAFIKEINYRPSAVARSLAASRTFNVGLVFPADSALGEMPYFQTLMTGVCDRAMEYEYDVLIILADNDGISALKHAVRNKKIDAVMVSRCEKDSKVINFLKDAAIPYIVVGNPMEPGVPFIDHDNEGAATRMIETLIDKGITRMALIGGGENINVTHSRLAGFRQGFINRGMKADENQIYLNMHKSDRMDKVLKTAIAEGAECIVCMDDMLCNSVLNCLHNDGLSVPEDIKLCSFYDSNLLSTSKPSITSLYFDAKKLGAEGLSMLMRNLDGEDVTNLTLSDFNIQMRDSTN, encoded by the coding sequence ATGGGTTATACATTAGATAAAATCGCAAAAGAATTGGGGCTTTCCAAAACAACAGTTTCTAGAGCCATTTCCGGTAAAGGTAGAATTTCCGAGGAAACTAGAGCGAGGGTTAACGCCTTCATCAAAGAAATAAATTACAGACCTAGCGCTGTTGCTAGGTCGTTGGCAGCTAGCCGCACATTCAATGTGGGGCTGGTTTTCCCTGCCGATTCAGCCCTCGGCGAGATGCCATATTTCCAGACTCTCATGACAGGTGTCTGCGACAGAGCCATGGAATACGAATACGACGTTCTTATCATTCTTGCAGATAACGACGGCATATCAGCGTTGAAGCACGCAGTGCGGAACAAAAAAATCGACGCTGTAATGGTCAGTCGTTGCGAGAAGGATTCTAAAGTTATCAATTTCCTAAAAGACGCAGCAATTCCATACATCGTAGTGGGCAACCCAATGGAGCCAGGGGTTCCTTTTATAGATCACGATAATGAGGGGGCAGCTACACGCATGATTGAAACACTTATCGACAAGGGCATCACTCGGATGGCCCTTATTGGTGGGGGCGAAAATATCAACGTTACTCACAGCCGTTTGGCAGGCTTCCGCCAGGGCTTTATTAATCGTGGAATGAAGGCTGATGAAAATCAGATTTATTTAAATATGCACAAAAGCGACCGCATGGACAAAGTCTTGAAGACTGCCATCGCAGAGGGGGCAGAGTGCATTGTTTGCATGGATGACATGCTCTGCAATTCAGTTCTTAATTGTCTGCACAACGATGGCTTATCTGTTCCAGAGGACATCAAGCTGTGCAGCTTTTACGATTCAAATTTATTATCTACATCAAAACCATCTATCACTAGCTTGTATTTCGATGCAAAGAAACTGGGCGCCGAGGGGTTGTCTATGCTTATGCGCAACTTAGATGGGGAAGATGTCACAAATCTCACTTTAAGCGACTTTAATATCCAAATGCGAGACAGCACAAATTAG
- a CDS encoding TspO/MBR family protein codes for MNEELTCPQKILRFVPMVALPLIVGGISALLTGNAMDSYQVMIQPPLAPPAWLFPIAWTILYVLMGLGSYFLLLAPADTTEKKSAKCIAMIVYFIQLCFNFVWSLIFFNAGQYTLAFIWLMILWVMIIVMIWKTSKVCWKATLMFLPYLLWCTFAAYLNLMISILN; via the coding sequence ATGAATGAGGAATTAACATGCCCACAGAAAATATTAAGATTTGTTCCTATGGTTGCTTTGCCGCTGATTGTGGGAGGAATCAGCGCATTACTTACAGGAAATGCCATGGATTCGTATCAAGTGATGATACAACCGCCACTGGCTCCGCCGGCTTGGCTGTTTCCAATAGCATGGACAATTCTATATGTACTGATGGGCCTAGGTAGCTATTTTCTGTTGCTGGCACCTGCAGATACTACAGAAAAGAAAAGTGCCAAGTGTATAGCGATGATAGTTTACTTTATCCAGCTCTGCTTTAACTTTGTATGGTCGCTGATATTTTTCAACGCAGGCCAATATACACTAGCCTTCATTTGGCTGATGATTCTTTGGGTAATGATTATCGTAATGATATGGAAAACTTCTAAAGTATGTTGGAAAGCCACATTGATGTTTCTCCCTTATCTACTGTGGTGCACCTTTGCAGCTTATTTGAATTTGATGATTTCAATATTGAACTAA
- a CDS encoding sensor histidine kinase has product MAQKIYLRFLALIIATVLCTSLCVTLAYYALLERQVHQDMQVTAQIFKDTEFFDTADVAALEDNPKLMDAKLRVTLIDTDGTVLFDNTVNAEQMDNHASRPEIVSAMENGSGEIERQSDTMGLKDYYYALRLNDGRILRIAQEVDAVWVVFASGLPVCLSLILLISFFCVLASRILTRQLMKPIEDVAGKLNDDFVDSPYPELYPFISKIRKQHEEVLAAAKMRQDFSANVSHELKTPLTAISGYAQLLGSDDTHPEKRKHFADEIDKNANRLLALIEDIIKLSELDSDDNDEQFETVDLYELAAEELDSLTMAASQRNIDITLSGASTSVRCRPDLIRELIDNLVQNSIRYGNEGGHVSVAVLEEYGYKKLIVEDDGIGIPAGDLDRVFERFYRVDKSRSKASGGTGLGLAIVKHIVEIHDAKIQIESELGAGTKVTVLM; this is encoded by the coding sequence ATGGCACAGAAAATATACCTTAGATTTTTGGCGCTGATTATCGCCACGGTGCTTTGCACATCCCTCTGCGTGACCCTTGCCTACTATGCGTTGCTGGAGAGGCAGGTGCACCAGGACATGCAGGTCACCGCTCAGATTTTTAAAGATACAGAATTTTTTGACACCGCAGATGTGGCCGCCTTGGAGGACAATCCAAAGCTGATGGACGCAAAACTGCGAGTGACATTGATAGATACAGATGGCACGGTTCTTTTCGACAATACCGTAAATGCGGAGCAGATGGACAATCATGCCAGTAGGCCGGAGATTGTCAGCGCTATGGAGAACGGTTCTGGCGAAATAGAAAGGCAGTCTGACACCATGGGACTGAAGGATTATTACTACGCCCTTCGCCTAAACGACGGTCGAATTCTTCGTATTGCCCAGGAAGTGGACGCAGTGTGGGTGGTATTTGCTAGCGGCTTGCCAGTTTGTCTCAGCCTCATTTTACTTATATCATTTTTCTGTGTGCTGGCTTCGCGCATCCTTACACGTCAGCTTATGAAGCCAATTGAGGATGTGGCAGGCAAGCTCAACGATGATTTTGTAGACTCCCCATATCCTGAGCTTTATCCGTTCATTAGCAAAATTCGAAAGCAACACGAGGAAGTATTGGCGGCGGCAAAGATGCGGCAGGATTTCTCAGCCAATGTTAGCCATGAATTGAAGACTCCTCTTACCGCAATCTCTGGCTATGCGCAGTTGCTTGGCTCTGACGATACACATCCGGAAAAGAGAAAGCACTTTGCTGACGAGATAGATAAGAATGCAAATCGTTTGCTGGCCCTCATAGAGGATATCATCAAGCTTTCCGAGCTGGATAGTGACGACAATGATGAACAGTTCGAAACAGTGGATTTATACGAGCTGGCCGCCGAGGAGCTGGATTCATTAACTATGGCTGCCAGCCAGCGAAATATTGATATCACCTTATCTGGTGCATCCACCTCAGTGCGCTGCCGTCCGGATCTTATCCGCGAGTTAATCGACAACCTTGTGCAAAACTCAATCCGCTACGGCAATGAAGGCGGACACGTGTCAGTTGCAGTCCTTGAAGAATACGGCTACAAAAAGCTCATCGTAGAAGATGACGGCATCGGCATCCCTGCCGGCGACCTAGACCGCGTTTTCGAGCGCTTCTACCGCGTCGACAAAAGCCGCTCCAAAGCCTCTGGTGGCACAGGCCTAGGCCTTGCTATCGTAAAGCACATCGTGGAAATCCACGACGCCAAAATCCAAATAGAAAGTGAACTGGGCGCAGGAACCAAGGTTACTGTGCTGATGTAA
- a CDS encoding response regulator transcription factor — protein MALVYIVEDDENIREIEEFALTNAGYDVESFANGADFFDFLEHNLPDLVLLDIMLPDENGFEIVRLIRSSEITAAIPVIMVTAKTGEIDLVRGLETGADDYIKKPFSVMELTSRVKAMLRRTMDDAMDMITIEDIVINDKRHQVTVAGQPIELTYKEYELLKYLALNRGIVLKRTQIMDKIWGIDYELESRTLDMHIKTLRTKLGSCGSLIRTIRNVGYVID, from the coding sequence ATGGCTCTTGTTTACATTGTTGAAGATGATGAAAATATTAGAGAGATAGAGGAGTTTGCTCTGACAAACGCTGGCTACGATGTAGAAAGCTTTGCCAATGGAGCAGACTTTTTTGATTTTTTGGAGCACAATCTGCCTGATTTGGTCCTGCTGGATATCATGCTTCCTGATGAAAACGGGTTTGAAATAGTAAGGCTGATTCGCTCTAGTGAAATCACTGCGGCTATTCCGGTAATTATGGTCACTGCCAAAACTGGTGAAATAGATTTGGTTCGAGGCCTTGAAACAGGGGCCGATGATTATATAAAAAAGCCATTTTCAGTGATGGAACTTACCTCCAGGGTGAAGGCTATGCTACGCCGTACAATGGATGATGCTATGGATATGATTACCATCGAAGACATTGTGATAAACGACAAGCGCCACCAGGTCACAGTGGCAGGCCAGCCTATAGAGCTTACTTACAAAGAATACGAGCTGTTGAAATATCTAGCGCTGAACCGTGGTATCGTCTTGAAACGTACTCAGATAATGGACAAAATCTGGGGCATAGATTACGAGCTGGAATCACGCACCCTGGACATGCACATCAAGACCCTCAGGACTAAGCTTGGTAGCTGTGGCAGTCTGATTCGCACAATTAGAAACGTTGGATACGTGATTGATTAA
- a CDS encoding Na/Pi cotransporter family protein: MDIFMILKLLGGLALFLYGMKLMGDGLQALASGKMAQILERLTNKTIYGVLLGAGVTAVIQSSSATTVMVISFVNSGIMSLRQAVGVIMGANIGTTVTSWMLSMVGIESDAVLIKMLKPSSFAPILAMIGVVLYMKAKENAKQTNIAHLLIGFSVLIFGMDAMSASMEPLAHNPYFENMLVAVSNPLFGILVGMVFTAIIQSSSASVGILQALSLTGAVSFGAAFPIILGQNIGTCSTALISSVGASKNARRASMIHLYFNVVGVTVFTLAFYGLNMIFNFEFLTAAVGPVTIAVIHSIFNVGSTVLIYPFSKHLVNLAEYTVPDDRVSNGYSSLHKI; encoded by the coding sequence ATGGACATTTTTATGATTTTGAAGCTGCTGGGTGGGCTGGCCCTCTTCCTGTATGGGATGAAGCTCATGGGAGACGGCCTACAGGCGCTAGCTTCGGGGAAGATGGCTCAGATACTGGAGCGTCTTACCAACAAAACTATTTATGGTGTGCTGTTAGGCGCAGGTGTCACCGCGGTGATTCAGTCGTCATCGGCCACCACAGTAATGGTTATAAGCTTTGTGAATTCGGGAATTATGAGCTTGCGTCAGGCAGTTGGCGTAATCATGGGCGCCAACATCGGCACCACAGTCACATCCTGGATGCTATCTATGGTGGGAATCGAAAGCGATGCGGTGCTTATCAAAATGCTAAAGCCATCATCATTTGCACCAATACTTGCCATGATTGGCGTGGTGCTATACATGAAGGCTAAGGAAAACGCAAAGCAGACCAATATCGCACATCTGCTAATTGGATTTTCGGTGTTGATATTTGGAATGGATGCAATGAGCGCTTCAATGGAGCCACTTGCACACAACCCATATTTTGAGAATATGCTAGTTGCAGTTTCAAATCCACTCTTTGGAATTCTTGTTGGTATGGTATTTACGGCTATCATTCAAAGCTCATCAGCATCGGTGGGGATCTTACAGGCGCTTTCATTGACTGGAGCTGTCAGCTTCGGTGCAGCCTTTCCTATCATCCTGGGGCAGAACATCGGCACATGTTCCACAGCGTTGATATCCTCAGTGGGAGCTAGCAAAAATGCAAGGCGCGCATCCATGATTCACCTATACTTCAATGTAGTCGGTGTTACCGTATTTACGTTAGCTTTTTATGGATTAAACATGATTTTTAATTTTGAATTCTTAACGGCGGCTGTTGGGCCTGTGACAATTGCAGTTATCCATTCGATTTTCAATGTGGGAAGCACCGTGCTAATCTACCCATTTTCGAAACACTTAGTGAACCTGGCAGAATACACAGTGCCGGATGATCGTGTGAGCAATGGTTATTCCTCTTTACATAAAATTTAG
- a CDS encoding type II toxin-antitoxin system HicB family antitoxin codes for MKVAYPVLIKQSGDEFLVYIPDLDGYTEGADLADAIEMARDYIGLACMGQENDLPEASTYKEAVKKAKKNNDIFDYSDGLQTMVDVDLAEYRRQYDNRAVRKNCTVPYWMTVKADEAGLNYSRVLQDAIANILNLNYNLGN; via the coding sequence ATGAAGGTTGCATATCCGGTATTAATTAAACAATCTGGCGATGAATTTTTGGTTTATATTCCTGATTTAGATGGCTACACTGAGGGGGCAGATTTAGCAGATGCTATAGAAATGGCTAGAGATTATATTGGCTTAGCTTGTATGGGGCAGGAAAATGATTTACCTGAAGCTTCTACATATAAAGAGGCTGTAAAAAAGGCCAAAAAAAATAATGATATTTTTGATTATTCCGATGGTTTGCAAACAATGGTAGATGTCGATTTGGCTGAATACCGTAGACAATATGACAATCGCGCAGTTAGAAAGAATTGCACTGTTCCATATTGGATGACAGTAAAGGCTGATGAAGCGGGGCTAAATTACTCCAGAGTTCTTCAGGACGCTATTGCAAACATATTGAATTTAAACTATAATTTAGGAAATTAA
- a CDS encoding type II toxin-antitoxin system HicA family toxin yields MKRQILIKNLENAGYYLLRNGGSHDIYTNGTTQVVIPRHRELNEITAKQIIKKAGI; encoded by the coding sequence ATGAAAAGACAAATTTTAATTAAAAACCTTGAAAATGCTGGCTATTATCTGTTGAGAAATGGCGGAAGTCATGATATTTATACTAACGGTACAACACAGGTTGTGATACCGCGGCACAGAGAACTTAACGAGATAACAGCTAAGCAGATTATCAAGAAGGCGGGGATTTAA
- a CDS encoding flavin reductase — translation MNTKAMYKLSYGLFVCTAVQGDKINGCIVNTAIQVASEPNSISVAINKANYTHDMVKATGQCNISVISQDATFDLFKHFGFQSGRDVDKFAAYPAANYQTSENGIPYITVGTDAYFSLKVEQTIDLGSHTLFICEPVAMEVLSDTASATYEYYQSNIKPKPEAVGTTPKGETIWRCRICGYEWVGEELPDDFICPICKHPKADFEKIEQR, via the coding sequence ATGAACACAAAGGCAATGTACAAATTATCTTATGGGCTGTTTGTGTGTACGGCAGTACAAGGCGACAAGATCAATGGCTGTATTGTCAACACAGCTATTCAAGTTGCATCAGAGCCAAACAGTATTTCAGTAGCTATCAACAAGGCAAACTATACTCACGATATGGTGAAAGCCACTGGACAGTGCAATATCTCTGTCATTAGCCAGGATGCTACCTTTGATTTGTTCAAGCATTTCGGCTTCCAATCCGGTAGGGATGTAGATAAGTTTGCTGCTTATCCAGCCGCAAATTACCAGACTTCAGAAAACGGCATTCCATACATTACAGTAGGAACCGACGCGTATTTTTCATTGAAGGTAGAACAGACTATAGACCTGGGCTCTCATACTCTTTTTATATGCGAGCCAGTAGCCATGGAAGTCCTTTCGGATACAGCCTCTGCAACATATGAATATTATCAAAGCAACATTAAACCAAAGCCAGAGGCGGTTGGAACCACTCCAAAGGGAGAGACAATCTGGCGTTGCCGCATTTGTGGATATGAGTGGGTTGGCGAGGAGCTACCAGACGATTTCATCTGTCCTATCTGCAAACACCCTAAGGCAGACTTTGAGAAAATAGAGCAAAGGTAA
- the bsh gene encoding choloylglycine hydrolase: MCTAATYYSKDHYFGRNLDLEFSYHETVTIMPRNYKFPIRHQNDLDSHYVLIGMAFVVDDYPLFYDAINEKGVGMAGLNFPGNADYKEESPDKDNITPFEFIPWILGQCASVQEARLLLAKINLINENFSEELPLSPLHWMISDKSESIVVEQTQDGLRIYDNPVGVMTNNPTFDIQLFELNKYMSLSTEPAKNSFAKNLSLQQYSRGMGAIGLPGDLSSTSRFVKAAFTRMNSVSGESELESVSQFFHILGSVDQQRGCVHLGEDAYEITIYTSCCNLDKGIYYYNTYENHQITAVDMHKADLDGTKLSIYPLRHGENVLWEN; the protein is encoded by the coding sequence ATGTGTACTGCTGCAACATACTATAGCAAAGATCATTACTTTGGTAGAAACCTGGACTTAGAGTTTTCTTATCACGAGACAGTAACCATCATGCCTAGAAACTACAAGTTTCCTATCAGGCATCAGAATGATTTGGATAGCCATTACGTTCTAATTGGCATGGCTTTCGTGGTGGATGACTATCCTCTCTTCTATGATGCAATCAATGAAAAAGGTGTTGGTATGGCTGGGCTGAACTTCCCTGGCAATGCAGACTACAAGGAAGAGAGTCCGGACAAAGATAACATCACACCTTTTGAGTTTATTCCATGGATTTTAGGACAGTGTGCTTCTGTGCAGGAAGCTAGATTATTGCTGGCTAAAATTAATCTCATAAATGAAAACTTCAGTGAGGAACTTCCACTATCGCCTCTTCATTGGATGATTTCTGATAAATCAGAATCTATAGTTGTCGAACAGACCCAAGATGGACTACGTATTTACGATAATCCTGTTGGCGTTATGACTAACAATCCAACTTTTGATATCCAACTATTTGAATTAAATAAATACATGTCACTTTCTACTGAGCCAGCTAAAAATTCTTTTGCTAAAAACTTATCCTTGCAACAGTATAGCCGTGGCATGGGAGCCATCGGCCTGCCAGGAGATTTATCATCTACATCCCGTTTTGTGAAAGCGGCATTCACTCGAATGAATTCTGTATCAGGCGAATCAGAGCTGGAAAGTGTAAGCCAATTCTTCCACATCCTTGGTTCGGTGGACCAGCAGAGGGGATGCGTGCATCTAGGTGAAGATGCATATGAAATCACCATCTACACCTCTTGCTGTAATTTGGATAAGGGAATCTACTATTACAATACATATGAAAACCACCAGATTACTGCAGTGGATATGCATAAGGCAGATTTGGATGGAACAAAGCTGAGTATATATCCACTGAGACATGGTGAGAATGTGTTGTGGGAGAATTAG